The Miscanthus floridulus cultivar M001 unplaced genomic scaffold, ASM1932011v1 fs_735_3_4, whole genome shotgun sequence genomic interval GTAATTCCTTTTTATTGTACTATTTTCTTTGTTATATGTGAGATTTATTCTCTTTATGCCTCTGACATGCCAGATAATAATTCAGTAAAGCTTCATGAAATGGCTCTCCTTTTGATGGTAATAAGAAGTATCCAGAGCCGAATCTCTGCAAAGAATCAGAATTCTGTTCGGACGGTAAAGTGACGACACTGTTGCTTATATTGGTTTATAGTTGTCTTCAAATGACCATTTGCTTAATGCTGTGCTTATACTGTGGCAGGGAGATGATAAGAACTCATTGAAAATAGGTACAGAAGTATTTCAGAATGATTCTTTGCTTCCAGTTGTAGTGGATGGTGTTTCATCAGGGCCATCAGGTGGTTTAGATGCTTATGACAGGCAAGAGTCAGCTCCTGTGTTGGTTCCTGATAGCAACAGCATGTTAGCTCTAACACCAGTTGAGTCATCTCTTAGTGCTCTCCATGACATTGATACTAATAAAGGGACTACTCAAATTGGAAGACAAATTATTCAAGGAAATATCAAGGAGATGATTAACAGATGGGAAATGAATAACTTTGACTTGAAAACTGTAGTCAGAGAAGCACTGCAGTCTGGTCGCCTACCTTTGGCAGTTCTTCAGTTGCAGCTTTTGCGCCAGAGGGAATTTGTCTCCAATGATGATTCAGGAGATGCTTTCTCTGAAGTTCATGAAATTGGAAGATCCATTGTGTATGATCTGTTGATGAAGGTAATTTAGTACACTTAGTCTAGTAAAATATGTGTTCCTGTTGCTGTTTCTGACAATTGTACTTTGCAGGGTGAAACTGGATTGGCTGTAGCAACACTAGAAAGGCTGGGAGATGATGTAGAGTCAGACCTAAGACAACTTATGCAAGGTACTGTCAGGAGGTCACTAAGGCTACAAATTGCTGACGAGATGAAGAACCGTGGGTACATAAGACCAAATGAGTGGAAGATGCTAGAAACTATAACACTAATTGAGGTTGATTGTACACATGCTTTAGCTCATTTATTTACAAATTCTAACACTTCAATTTAGCTTAATACTGATCAACAATTTTTTTCCTCTGTGGAAAAGCGGCTCTACCCGAGCAGCAGCTTCTGGGACACATATTTTTGCAGGGAGAATGTCATTCGTGATGCTGCAAAAATTGTTACACTGCCAGGAGAAGATAAACCTGTATTGGCTCTACATATTTGCAACCACCCCATTATTGAATGTGGTGATGTTGATGGAGCAGTGCTTGGTTCTTGGGTGAACATTAATGATTACACTAAGGAGTTCTCTGGTAGCAACATTTCTGATGGTTATTGGGCCTGTGCTGCTGTATGGTCCGATGCGTGGGATCAGAGAACTGTGGACCGTGTAAGTCATGATTGTCGTTTTAACTTACTGATAGGTTACTTGCGCCCTATTTCTGATAAGAACCATGTGTTGTAGCTCATGTAAGAAATTCGTGGAAAAAAATCTTGTTGCATGAGCTGTACAAACTGCCATAAAAAAGTGAGAAAACTAAGAGTTCTTGTTACCCAATTGATTTCTGCATATTTTGACCCATTGCAGGGGCATTTGATACCACATACGATCTACTGTTACAAATACCAGATTTTTTCTCTTGGTTTCGTTATTTTTTCCATGGGAATGTGCCTTGGGGTGTGATTTATTTTTTATGATGCTTTTGTTATGATTATAGCACGCCAAATTCCGATTGAGGCCCTGGATTACTTGTAATTTTATGGATTCATGATTCTTATTATATGTTCTGTAGATATTGCTGGACCAGCCTTATCATATACATGCTCATATCCCATGGGAATCTCAGTTTGAATATTTTGTTGCTCATAATGATGCCGGGAAAGTCTGCAAACTCCTGGACATGATTCCCAGTAGCATACTTTCAGAAGGGATTATTAGAGTAAATGTGGACAGTTTACAAGCCCCTGCCAACACTCTTTCTGATTTAACACTCCCTGATTACAGCATGTACATATGTGACTCAGAAGAGCTTGAACCAGTCTGTATGGAGATACCACATGTTAAAGTTTTTAGATCTTTGTGCAATCATGAATCAACGTTATATATTCGAATGGTAATGCAGCTGGAATTGGCAAAGAAACACATCTTTATGAAAGAGTACTGGCAAAGTACTACTGAAATTATACCTTTGCTTGCTCGTGCTGGCATACTTATAAAGGTTGGTTCAAAGGAAGAATGTTCTACGACATCTTTTGCTTCAGAGATGCCAGATGATGCTCATCACCAGGGTCGTGAAGGTGCACTGCATAAGTTAATTATACGTTTCTGTGTGCAATATAACTTGCCATATCTACTGGACCTCTATCTGGACATCTGTAATTTGGCTCCTGAAAAGGATTGTATCCGTTTGCTCAAAGAAACTGCAGTAAGTTCTGGTGCTATAACCTTGAGTAGTCGTGGTCGTCTTCTTTTCTTTTGTGTGGTGTGAATGTGTATTCGCTCAAACCTTTTCTTATTATTAATGATTGTATGCGACTCTTCTgcatgttcaaaaaaaaaaaaaagaacatggACTATAAATTTGCTATAGCATGGTTGGAATTTATATCTTTTGAGGACCAAGTTATGACTGTTGTAGCCCCTTCAATCTACATGTAAACACTCTGTTTTAAAATATCCTTTGGAAAAGTATAAGAAGGTTAAGTTTAATTGTAACCACCAGAGATTAATTTGCTCAACATGTTCCTGTTTAGTACTATACATGTAATTTTGTTTGATTTGGTTGTTATGCTGCGGATATTTTCAGGGTGATTGCAAGTGGGCACAATGGTTGCTCTTCTCCAGGATGAAAGGTCATGAGTATGAGGCATCATTCTCTAATGCCTGTTGGAATTTGTCAAAGAAAACGGTCAGTAATAGTAGTCTTACCGCTGTTGAGATAGATGAAATGTTGTATACAGTAGATGATATGGCTGAACGAATTGGTGAAATGTCTGCACTAGCTACCTTGATGTATGCTTCAGCACCAATTCAGAAATCCATATGTACTGGAAGTGTGAACAGAAGTGGTTCGTCTTCCCAGTGCACATTGGAGAACCTGGCTCCTTGTCTCCAGCAATTTCCAACGCTATGGAAAACCCTTTTTTCTTCTTGTTTTGGCCAAGATGAATATGGGTGTTTAAACTACTCTGCTGGTAATGGTAATCAACCAAAAACTTCACACTATATTCGGATTGTTGAAGCTCTGCTTTTGAGAAGAAAAAATGGCTCTGCTTTTGAGAAGAAAAAATGACCATTCATTATTTCCTTATGCTAAGAAAAGAAATGTGTTTTTTCAGTGTTTGGAAAAAGATCAATTTCAGAGTACTTGAGATGGCGCTATAGCATTTTTTCCTCTGCTGGAGGAGACACTTCGTTGTTGCAAATGCTTCCATGTTGGGTCCCAAAGTCTATTAGAAGATTAATTCAATTATTTGAGCAGGTTTGTCTTTTCTTTGGAAGGCACATTTCAGTTAACACAGTATAATTTACTGATGTGTTTTGTTCTATATCTGTCAGCCCAAAATCCGTCAGCCCAAATGTTTTCTGCCAAATGCATCAGTTAAATTTAGATTTTCAATGCATAAATCTAGACTTTGTGATGCTGAATTATTATGTGTAAGTGAATCTGTAGCTACCCTTTTTAGAAATATAAGTAGTGAAGTGATAACAGAGTAACAGTCTATAAGTAGTCACAAGACTTCTTTAGGGAAACACTCCTAATTTTATTCAGGCCTACACCAACTTACTTGGTACAAAAAACTTTCTTGCTGTTCCTAATTATTTCTGAGAACTGAGCTATAACTCAGTTGGTAGAGCCTTGAGGTCACAGGCTGCCCTCCTGGTCTAAACTCGGTGCTCGCAGGTTGTGTGAGTACCTCCATAAAGGATTATGTACCTCCCTCTCTTAACACAAAGCTAGAGTGTTATGCTTCTAGATTACCATGTGAATTTGGGGGAGAAttaggagagagggagggaggtggcTGCTTGAGGGAGGTACCATTGGGAGTGGCAGCCAGGAGGCGTATACCCCAAGCCAGTGGCAGAAGAGATGGGCTATGCCCTTGATTAGTGGTGTAGCCAGGAATTTGCACCTTGGTATTCATTGTAAAAAATTGTGCAGTGCAAATGCAATATATATAGGATCACAAGACCATAAGAATAACCAAAAGTGCAGGCAATGACCATAAATCCATAATAGTAACCAAAGTACAATACGTTGACAACTTGCATAATAGAAATATCTCATAGTTAAGACTTGAAAGATTACAAAATAGGAAAGGAAATTACAATAACATAAAAAAGACTTGAGTTTGGAATTTTCATCAAACACATGGAGTGCAATGTGCATACCTTGCCTTGCCTGTGCGGCCATCGGCATTGCCTGCTTTCCCTTGTCGTAGACTTGCCAAATGACTAACTGATGCAGCTCCACTGCTCACCAGTCACCATGACACCGCCTCATTGTCTCCCCTTCCTTCGCTCCTCGACAGCGGCCAGTGCCGTATCACCTCAGCCCGCGCGCAGGCACAAGCGTGTGAGCCTCCGACGCTGAACTGCCCACCCATCACGctgccgcctgccgcctgccACCTGCCACCATTTGCTGTTGTCGCAGTGTCGCGTACGGTGTATCTAGGTTAGGTTGAGGAATGGGGAACGGGCAATTCTGGAGGGCTGGAACAGTGGAACGTGCGACTTTGGTCTGTTGGCCTCTTGGGCTGATGAGTTGCCGAGTTGGGCTGAGATTTTTTGGATTGATGTGGAGAAACATGTGGGCTAACGGATAGGAATAGTTACATGAATACAAGTGCATATAAGATTTTTTTACAAAAATCATTGGTTCTTCTCCCACGTGGTTAAGGTTCCTAATTTTCTTCTGGGAAATGACTTATTAGCATATTCCAAAGTACCTTGGTGGAATATGGATAAAAACACTGCATGTTTTTTTCTTCCCCAATCTTGATTTTGCTTTATATGGGCCTGGGATCGTCCAAGGTCCTCACCAAAGTCCTCCAAGAACGGAAATGATTTTATTCCTGATTTCCTTATGGCATTTGACAAAAATCAACCATATTGAGACATATTCTAAACTGTGTAGTAAGAAAGTTTTGGTAAATGCCTAAATGGTAAAATAcagtttttttctcgaacacacagGAGAGCTGCATATCTTTATACTAGTAGAGAGAAAAAAGGTAAATAATCCCATACAAAGCAACCTTTTTACCTCACTTAGCACCAGGAGATAAGATCAGGTTGCAGTACTGGGTTCTTACCccattttcttcttaatataatgatacacagctctcctgcaTGTCCCATAAAGCAACTCTAGCTGAAACTCTCAAACCATGAGAGTTCTTGAGTCATTAGAAAATACTCTTGCTTCATGTAGTATATCTAGAGCTCTGCACAAGTTCATGCAAAATCTTCCTCTGCAAATGTTGAAATTGTATGGATTTTAATTGTGAAGGTTGCTTAGGCAAAGAGGATACTCCAGCTAACTCTTAAATGTATAACCTAATTGTTCACTAATTCTGACATGTGGCGTGAtgtggttatttggttatgtaatTTGTTGTAAATGACTAAATGTTGTCACGGTAGTTATCTAACCATGTTTTGAAGGATAGTTGGGACAAGCCTGACAACACAATATATCCCCCTTCCATTATGTGCAATCGAATGCATTCTATTGACCTATTAGAAGTCCTAATGTAATTCAGTTGTAAAAATTATTGGCTAACCATGAAGGAAACCATATTAGTGTTTGAATTTCCAGGCTAACTtcacttttttttctttctttttccttgAATGTGCAGGAGAATTACTTCACTTCTAGTTTTGTCTTAATTTGTATATGTGCACATGTTTATTGTCCAGTTGTATTTGTAGCAGGGATAATCTTTTACACTTTTCTTCTTCACCATGATCTATTGTCAGGGCCCTTTTGGAATGCAACTTCTATCAAATGTCCCATCACCTGAAGAGTTATTCACTCACAATGTCACCGATTATATATACAATTCCACTGGATATACTGAAGCCAATGCATTGTCCTTAGAAGCATCGATCCAAAAAAGTGTCGAAGAAGAATTATATTCTTCCCTTGAGGTACATTAATCTTGCTCATCTTGGAaacttttttctttgtttttgtaTCTCACATCAGCTTCTTTACATGTTATACTGTTATCTGTTAAAAGTCGAATACTTAGCTCTAGATTATCTTGGATATATGCTAATATGTGTACTAGGACAACAATGGAGAATGCAAAACTGTATTAGAGTTAAGGCCATGAAGCTCCTCCAAATGTCTTGGCTTCTTGATGCCTTATGCATATGTCATAAGCCTGCCTACAGTGGATGAGCATAAGCTTAAGGGGCTTGTGTTCTTACCCCCATTTTGGAGTCTAATTGTGATTTTGCACTCATTTATTTAACCTTGCAATTTTGCCCCTGCCTTTTCAAAACGAATGCAGAGTTTAATCTGCTCTGTTTAGAGGAGTTAACGGTGTCAGTTCAGCTACAAAAGACTACTTTTCCCATGTAAATTTGCCCCTAGGTTTTTGAGTACTCTCTGATTTTAACCTCTATTTTGGCATCAAATATTTGGACAGCATTTTGAAAGAATTTTTACATAATAAAATTGCAAATATTTCAAATCTAAGCAAAGTTCAACAAGTTGTGCATGGTTAATCAACCATCAGTGGAAGCTGGGAGGGTTAGGATGAGGTCAGGGGTTATCATTTAATTTTTTTTGCacttattatttttatttaattcatTTATTCGTCCTTCGGTTAACAGAGTCTAGAACCAGGGCAAACAGTGGCTTCAGATTCAGGATTAAAAAAATGAGGGTAAAATCGCAAAGTTGAAAAGACGAGGATAAAATCATAATTGACCTTCCAAGTAGGGGCAAAAACACCAATCTCCGTAATCTTAAACTCCTCTCACCTAACCTTTTCCAGAAGCTAATAAATCCTACAAGTTTATGCCCGACTTCTCCCTGACTTGTGCTATAGTATTGTGAtcttttgtttcaaaaaaaaagtatcGTGACCTTCCTGTCTAAACTAGCATTTTCATTATTCCTCTCTTCAGGAGAAAGATGTGAGAGTGGAACACCATTTGCACCGTGGTCGAGCCCTAGCTGCTTTCAGGCATCTTATTGCTAAGAGGGCTTCACAGTTGAAATCAGCTAGTGCACGTCAAGTGATATCTGCACAGTCTAATGTTCAAGCAGATGTACAATTGATGCTTGCTCCTCTAAGTCAAGCTGAACGATCAATTCTTATATCGGTATGTCCATTCACCTGAATTGATTTTATACCCAATGACTGTTCATGCTGTCGGTATCCATCAAGTTTCTGCATTGCATCTGAAGCATTACTGAAATACTGAGTTCCGCTTTACGGATAAGCATAGTCATACAAATTTGTCCATAGCATATATTGTCCATTTGCGACTTACCAAGTGGCAGTATCCCAGTTATTTTCCTGGAAATGATGACAAGGTTTAGTTCCACTTCTGAATTTGATACAATATGGAGAACCATAGCACTCATAAAGTCATAATCATACTAACCTCATAAAATTTTGTACATTTTTTTAATTTAGGAATACACTTTTCATTTCTCCACTTACTCTGTAAATAAATTATGTTGCATTGGGCAATGTTTCTTCAAATGTTTTGAACTTCGATTATCCATATATTAGTAAATATGTGACGAACTGAGTAAAAGTTATACTAATATTTTATTCATAAAATTATTCCCTTATACAATATTGTCATAATATTTACGAATATATTGCCTGTTGAGTAGTATTCGTAATGTCTGAAGCATCATAAATTTATATGAAGGTGGCAGGCTGATGCTTTGTCTCTTTATGTGTGTGTCACTTTCTTATCATTTTTCTCTTCTCCAAAACAGGTGGCTCCACTAGCTATTACAAACTTTGAGGACTTGACTCTAGTTGCTTCCTGTATATTCTTGTTGGAACTTTGTGGCCTCTGTGCCAACATGCTTCGTTTAGATATTGCTGCACTACGACGCATCTCTTCCTACTACAAGTCAGTTCAAGAAAATAAACATGCTGATCTATCTTCACAAAGGGCCCCAGAGCTTCATGTGCAGTCTCATGGAGCTGGCATAGCTCCTGCTCTAGCTCGAGCACTAGCTGAAGATTATGTCCAATCTGATCATCTGCATGTTTTGGAGCAGACTCAAACCTCTATGGCTCCCAAGAAGGAACAGCCACAACATCCTCTTATTGCTATTCTGCAGCACCTTGAAAAAGCAAGTTTGCCATCATTGGAGGAAGATAAAACTTGTGGATTTTGGCTTTTAACTGGTGTTGGTAATGCGTCTCTTTACAGATCGCAACAGAATGAAGCAAGTCAACACTGGAATTTGGTTACTGAATTCTGTCAGGCACACCATCTCCCACTAAGTACAAAATATCTTGCTTTACTGGCCAATGACAATGATTGGGTAttaatttttttcttctcttggttgctatggtttttttttttggttatttAGATAAGTTCCCACACTGATTGTAATTGTCCTTTTGGCAGGTTGGCTTTTTAACAGAAGCTCAGATAGTTGGATTTCCTATTGAAGTTGTTATTGAAgtggtaattttttttatttctttgtaCCACATAACTTTAGTTACAAATACCACATAGTAATTTATTGCTGTTGGTGTTTTGTTCACTGTTCAGGCAGCCAAAGAGATCAGGGATTCAAGATTGAGGACTCACATACTGACTGTTCTGAAAAATATGATGTCACTTAGAAGGAAAGCATCTGGTAATATACCTTCAGGAAGCAGTTATTCATCTTTCTCTGCTGTTGATGGCAATAATCCCATGGAACTTTTCTGCATTCTTGGAGTCTGTGAAAAGCAAAAAAACCCTGGGGAGGCACTCCTGATTAAAGCAAAACAAATGCAGTGGTCTTTGCTTGCCATGATTGCTTCATGCTTTCCAGATGTAACTCCTCTCTCATGCTTAAGTGTTTGGCTTGAGATTACAGCCGCAAGGTAATAACTTGAGCAtagtatgtttttttttttttgctaacaaTATTTCACATGCTTCATTGTTGGCCTGAGTGAGTGGGAAATCCCCTCGTCTATCTTATTCTTATGCAGATTTAGGCTCAATTGGATTTCGTCCAATTTAAAAGTGAACACATCATGAAGGGATTCCCTGGTTCAGATTCAATCTGATGGATGAGATTAGTTTGTGTGTATGTGCACCAATATACTCTTGTCCACCTGATATTTAATAAACTATTTTATTTAACAAAAAATAGATATTCCATTTTTGTCTTGACATGAGTTTTGCATGCACAATaatggaaaaaaaaaaacagaatcaCAACCAATCATGATCACTATACTACATTGCCATTGGTGTACAGTAAGGAATTTACGGTGAGTCAGGTCAATCATGTGCAGCTACGGAGTGATGTATCGTCCGTATACCCCCAAAACCATCTTTTTAATCACCATGAACCAATTGAGGATTACATAATTAACATTCATCACTACATTTTGACATTCTCAGTATGGCCTTCTTATGTTATGCTGACATCCATCTGCGGGACATGTGTAGGCAGAAGCTATGGTTGCTGAATGGAAGGAGTTTCTTTGGGATATCCCACAAGAACGTGCAGCCTTGTGGGGTCACTGCCAATCTCTCTTTATGAGATATTCTTTCCCTCCTTTTAAGGTATTCTTTTCGATAAGTATAATGCACAGAAACGCTGTACTCCCTCCATTTGAATGCAAGGTGTCCTAGTTCTATGCACATATATTAAGGAGGCATTAAGATGAGAGTAGCCTTCCTCTTTCTACCAAAGAAACAAACATGAAATGATCAATGCCATCTAGCTGCTGCATGTGTGGAGAAAATCTTGCTTGCATTATTTGTTAGACCACGTTTATTGCTGGCAGCTTTTCAGTTCCATTGAAAGCTAATCCATTAATAAGGGCATATTAGGAACACCCATAGATGCATGCTTGGAGAATGTAGTATGccttgtaaaaaaaaaaactgcctCAGATCCTAAACGCCTTGTATTctaaaatggagggagtatttgtttTCCCTTATCCTTGTAAATCACTAAATTGTATGTTCATTCGCCGTACATGCAGGCTGGATTATTTTTCCTTAAGCATGCCGAAGCAGTAGGAAAAGAGATACCAGCACGAGAGCTTCATGAAATACTATTGCTCTCTCTACAATGGCTAAGTGGAACTATGACTAAATCCCCTCCGTAAGCTTCATTTTTCCTTATTTATGTTCACATTGTGCTCAATCGTATCATCTCCTTGCCGATTAGCACTTCCATTTTTGCAGGGTCTATCCTCTTCATCTTTTGCGGGAAATTGAGACTAGGGTGTGGCTCCTGGCTGTTGAGTCAGAGAGTCAATCTAAGGCTGATGGTGAATTTGCCACTTCTGCTGTTGCTCAAAACATAGCTGTTGGAAACAGTAGCAGTATTATAGAACAGACTGCTGATGTCATCACAAAAATAGACAGTAATATGAGCTCGCCGCACATGAAAGTTACAGAAAGGAATGGCACACGGGACAGTTTATCAAGCCAACATGTGCAATTCTTTGAGTCTAACAGCGAAGCATCTTCAACAACAATAAATAACATGAGAGCAAAGCGAAGGGTGAAAACAAATTCACCACTTAGACGAGGGGCCAATGACAATATTGAAAGTAGAACTAACGAGCTGGATAACAATTCTAACAGTTTTCATAGTTCAAAGATTGGAGAACAAGCTAGAAATTTACTTTCTGAAGAGGAATTTGCAAAAATGGAAGCATCTTTATCTGGCTGGGAACAAAATGTTAGGCCTGTAGATATGGAGAAGGCTGTGCTCTCCTTACTGGAATTTGGGCAAATAACTGCTGCTAAGCAACTCCAACAAAAGCTGTCTCCATCATATATTCCTGAAGAACTTGTCCTTGTTGATGTTGCTTTAAGAATTGCCAATAGCAGCAGTAGTGGAGAGATCAGTTTGTCATGCTTTGACACACAGGCTCTTTCGATACTTCAGTCACTGGAAGTAGCAAATAGCTGCAATATGATTAGCCCATCACAGGTCTGGTTATTTATCTCGTTCATTTTATGACACTGATTCTGTTAGAAACTGTGAGCACCTGGAAATTTCCATTTTTACATGAGTAGTTACACCAAAATAATGGAATGCTTTTGCCACTTCTTCCAGGTGGTGCGGGTTATTCTGGGGTGTTGTTCAACAATTATCTAGATAGAACTATCCctattatactccctccgtcctaatatATAAGGCGTAACCACTTTTTATTCGTCCTATAATACAAGGCGTGCTCTCTTTCTCTCCCATCTAGACGCGCGTGCATCCATGCAGTAGTACGAGAGAATTAAATACGTTCCTTGGTCTTTGGACAAGAGGTAGTTACGCCTTGTATactaggacagagggagtaacatTATATTATTGTAACCATATCCTTGGAAAGTGAGAACAGCGATTAAATGATGCATGTGTAAAGAAATATTTTCTCAAGTTTATGTGGCTTACAATGTTTTATGCGCGATAACAAATTTACAATAATTCTATCCAAAGCACTCGCATCACCTTTCCTGTTAATTATTGGCTAGTGACTATAGTTGTAAAGTTATTGATGTTATGTCAAGATGTTAGCATACAAAAAAAACATTTTGTGCTGTGATACAATAATTCTCTTCTACCATAGGTTTGCAATCCATGGTGGTGTGTAAACTTGCATCCATTA includes:
- the LOC136532878 gene encoding LOW QUALITY PROTEIN: uncharacterized protein (The sequence of the model RefSeq protein was modified relative to this genomic sequence to represent the inferred CDS: inserted 2 bases in 1 codon; deleted 2 bases in 2 codons), with product MSTSRQIDDGPGVLQLCRWTVLQPHLKLSEFREAFISPTRRLFGLLSEHGDLVLATAEVNPSQVESHRALSDTCTQAVFETLSTIPRVKSLAWGYCSDAFDDSSFNEILVVSSDTSITVHAFCRSHKSTLAVNSTSDAKELHGEWKEWHPTECAVLEDGESGPKNWFCSFLTTITSSVSNGKYQARFPMKSLLPNSAEVVSFSIYDITLSFLKFWYSKCSLKTMPETGSESPRSFLSSLPVAEASCSCQWECLKVLSSSSGYLIGLVLTPNESVSCEAHPSNAECILVAVLELNHWGMQWNFVADLQDACDGIRPSSKWVDFQLSDVFLACLNTAGFVAIWNVKTGGLATSFSVLQQCRTDLEMPLRSSMPIVTNLDGGNIPVENFVGRMFKRLVLASYSCLLAVVDEVGVVYVFYADDILNFKANVHEIFDLPVMNHFADCFSTWEAAGHEIGSLSFCTNQSIRGSLNLAKLVPEFSGKTDVVIARPRKRRKYRCNENEVDSWASGFVTTGQMKVGVAYPHTNSSSFLRRIILPPCRSQQDVISLSPLGLTRIFKGSIADGNEHVKIFHSELLMYSSFLGKGDIDVGLMDKMLPFQKDSAFVGDSVVCSCQGYLYLITQYGLSVVLPPVSVSSFSSHRDTIKFWQPGPATGSTCNALNLLSXVDRSETSWKTWQIEVLDRALLYEGPALADRLCWENGWDLKFSRLRWLQLALHYSMIGDLEQSLNLLAEVNLAEEGVLQLLLASIHRLSSRTGSDNEAAVSSKLMVLAVRFATRMIKCYGLQKQKTDNNSVKLHEMALLLMVIRSIQSRISAKNQNSVRTGDDKNSLKIGTEVFQNDSLLPVVVDGVSSGPSGGLDAYDRQESAPVLVPDSNSMLALTPVESSLSALHDIDTNKGTTQIGRQIIQGNIKEMINRWEMNNFDLKTVVREALQSGRLPLAVLQLQLLRQREFVSNDDSGDAFSEVHEIGRSIVYDLLMKGETGLAVATLERLGDDVESDLRQLMQGTVRRSLRLQIADEMKNRGYIRPNEWKMLETITLIERLYPSSSFWDTYFCRENVIRDAAKIVTLPGEDKPVLALHICNHPIIECGDVDGAVLGSWVNINDYTKEFSGSNISDGYWACAAVWSDAWDQRTVDRILLDQPYHIHAHIPWESQFEYFVAHNDAGKVCKLLDMIPSSILSEGIIRVNVDSLQAPANTLSDLTLPDYSMYICDSEELEPVCMEIPHVKVFRSLCNHESTLYIRMVMQLELAKKHIFMKEYWQSTTEIIPLLARAGILIKVGSKEECSTTSFASEMPDDAHHQGREGALHKLIIRFCVQYNLPYLLDLYLDICNLAPEKDCIRLLKETAGDCKWAQWLLFSRMKGHEYEASFSNACWNLSKKTVSNSSLTAVEIDEMLYTVDDMAERIGEMSALATLMYASAPIQKSICTGSVNRSGSSSQCTLENLAPCLQQFPTLWKTLFSSCFGQDEYGCLNYSAGNVFGKRSISEYLRWRYSIFSSAGGDTSLLQMLPCWVPKSIRRLIQLFEQGPFGMQLLSNVPSPEELFTHNVTDYIYNSTGYTEANALSLEASIQKSVEEELYSSLEEKDVRVEHHLHRGRALAAFRHLIAKRASQLKSASARQVISAQSNVQADVQLMLAPLSQAERSILISVAPLAITNFEDLTLVASCIFLLELCGLCANMLRLDIAALRRISSYYKSVQENKHADLSSQRAPELHVQSHGAGIAPALARALAEDYVQSDHLHVLEQTQTSMAPKKEQPQHPLIAILQHLEKASLPSLEEDKTCGFWLLTGVGNASLYRSQQNEASQHWNLVTEFCQAHHLPLSTKYLALLANDNDWVGFLTEAQIVGFPIEVVIEVAAKEIRDSRLRTHILTVLKNMMSLRRKASGNIPSGSSYSSFSAVDGNNPMELFCILGVCEKQKNPGEALLIKAKQMQWSLLAMIASCFPDVTPLSCLSVWLEITAARFNLMDEISLCAEAMVAEWKEFLWDIPQERAALWGHCQSLFMRYSFPPFKAGLFFLKHAEAVGKEIPARELHEILLLSLQWLSGTMTKSPPVYPLHLLREIETRVWLLAVESESQSKADGEFATSAVAQNIAVGNSSSIIEQTADVITKIDSNMSSPHMKVTERNGTRDSLSSQHVQFFESNSEASSTTINNMRAKRRVKTNSPLRRGANDNIESRTNELDNNSNSFHSSKIGEQARNLLSEEEFAKMEASLSGWEQNVRPVDMEKAVLSLLEFGQITAAKQLQQKLSPSYIPEELVLVDVALRIANSSSSGEISLSCFDTQALSILQSLEVANSCNMISPSQVMEILAVKCGEGRGRALIRRIIAIVRTAKLLGLPFSEAFEKQPIELLQLLSLKAQDSFDEAKFLVETHIMPASSIARILADSFLKGLLAAHRGGYLDAQKEEGPAPLLWRSSDFLKWAKLCPSESEIGHALMRLVMTGHEVPHACEVELLILSHHFYVSSSCLDGVDVLVTFAANRVESYVSEGDFSCLARLITGVSNFHSLSFILSILVENGQLELLLQKYSATDTATGTPASVRGFRMAVITSLKQFNPNDDDALSMVYKHFDMKHEAASLLELRAEQYMNSWLSRYDKERRNDELLEAMHHLVETAEVLSTIDAGQRTHRACARASLLSLQIRIPDLMWIGLSETNARRIFVEQSRFQEALIVAEAYNINQPIEWAPVFWNQMLKPDLIEQFVAEFVSVLPLQPPMLLELARFYRAEVAARGEQSHFSVWLSPGGLPAEWVKHLGRSFRSLLRRTRDMRLRLQLATLATGFIDVLDICNRVLDKVPDNAGPLILRKGHGGAYLPLM